The Methanocella arvoryzae MRE50 genome includes a region encoding these proteins:
- a CDS encoding ribosome assembly factor SBDS: MVTLDNAVVARLKTHGEHFEILVDPDGAQELKRGAPIKIEDILAVEDVFSNASRGDRVPEEDLVKAFGTTAVFEIARKIITEGEINLTAEQRHRMIEEKRRQVVSFISRNAINPQTMTPHPPQRIERAMEEAGVHIDLTKSVEENVNIVMKAIRPIIPIRFEEVKIAVKIPGTYAPRAFGEITSFGKLIKDEWQNNGTWIGVIQIPAGMQPEFYDLVNKLSKGEAETKLLR; encoded by the coding sequence ATGGTGACGCTCGACAACGCGGTCGTAGCGAGGCTGAAGACTCACGGTGAGCACTTCGAGATCCTCGTCGACCCCGACGGTGCGCAGGAGCTAAAACGTGGCGCACCGATCAAGATCGAAGACATCCTGGCCGTTGAAGACGTTTTCTCCAACGCGTCCAGGGGCGACCGGGTGCCTGAAGAAGACCTGGTGAAGGCCTTCGGTACCACCGCCGTTTTCGAGATCGCCCGCAAGATCATCACTGAAGGCGAGATCAACCTGACTGCCGAGCAGAGGCACCGCATGATCGAAGAGAAGCGGCGCCAGGTAGTCAGCTTCATCTCCCGGAACGCTATCAACCCGCAAACCATGACACCCCATCCGCCCCAGCGTATCGAGCGGGCAATGGAGGAAGCGGGTGTCCACATCGATCTCACCAAATCAGTAGAAGAGAACGTCAACATAGTGATGAAAGCCATCCGGCCCATCATTCCTATCCGCTTTGAGGAAGTCAAGATCGCCGTCAAGATCCCCGGGACCTATGCTCCCCGGGCTTTCGGAGAGATCACGTCTTTCGGAAAGCTGATCAAGGACGAGTGGCAGAACAACGGCACGTGGATCGGAGTTATCCAGATACCGGCGGGCATGCAGCCCGAATTTTACGATCTCGTCAACAAGCTGAGCAAGGGTGAG
- the psmA gene encoding archaeal proteasome endopeptidase complex subunit alpha: MQQMTPQMMGYDRAITVFSPDGRLFQVHYAQEAVRRGATVMGLKSKDGIALLVDKRISTKLLEAESIEKIFKIDDHIGAVASGLVADGRALVDRARVEAQINHITYDEPISIGILAKKISDHIQQLTQYGGMRPYGSALLIAGVDETGQRLFETDPSGALYEYKAVSIGANRNTVMEMLESQYRTDMSLEEAIVLGIKALYKSMEAKGEVPTIEIGVIDVETRKFRKLSESEVKDYISKADIKKPDAESAARPEREE, translated from the coding sequence CGGCTGTTCCAGGTTCATTACGCACAGGAGGCGGTCCGCAGGGGAGCGACCGTCATGGGCCTGAAATCGAAAGATGGCATCGCACTGCTGGTGGACAAGAGGATCTCCACCAAGCTGCTCGAGGCAGAATCAATCGAGAAGATCTTCAAGATCGACGATCACATCGGAGCGGTCGCCTCCGGTCTGGTGGCCGACGGCCGGGCGCTGGTCGACCGGGCAAGGGTAGAAGCCCAGATCAACCACATCACCTACGACGAGCCGATCAGCATAGGCATATTAGCGAAGAAGATCTCCGATCACATCCAGCAGCTCACCCAGTACGGCGGCATGAGGCCGTACGGTAGTGCCCTCCTAATCGCCGGCGTGGACGAAACCGGCCAGCGCCTGTTTGAGACTGACCCGTCGGGTGCTCTGTACGAGTACAAGGCTGTCTCCATCGGCGCCAACCGGAACACCGTCATGGAAATGCTGGAAAGCCAGTACAGAACCGACATGTCCCTCGAAGAGGCAATAGTGCTCGGTATCAAGGCGCTATACAAGTCGATGGAAGCCAAGGGCGAGGTCCCGACCATCGAGATCGGCGTCATCGACGTCGAGACCCGGAAGTTCCGGAAGCTGTCGGAGAGCGAAGTCAAAGACTATATCAGCAAGGCCGACATTAAGAAGCCGGACGCAGAATCTGCGGCCAGACCAGAGAGAGAAGAGTGA